The genomic window CCATGGCCGAACGCTGGTGGGCGGCGAAGGCCAACACCTCCGACCACACCGTGATCGACCACCGCACCTGGGCGCTCGTGACCGACGGCGACCTCATGGAGGGCGTGTCGGCCGAGGCCGGCTCGCTGGCCGGGCACCTGGGACTGGGCGGTCTCACGTACCTGTACGACGCCAACGACGTCACGCTCGACGGTCCGGCCGACATGCACTTCGACGAAGACGTGGCCGCGCGCTACGCGGCCTACGGCTGGCACGTGCAGACCGTCGAGGACGGCGACCACGATCTCGAGGCCATCGACCGTGCCCTGACCGCGGCACGTGAAGAGACCGAACGACCGTCGATGATCGTGGTGAAGACGACCATCGGCTTCGGCTCACCCGCCAAGGCCGGCAAGTCGTCGGCGCACGGAAGTCCGCTCGGCTCCGACGAGGCCGCCGCCACGAAGAAGGCCCTGGGCTGGGAGTTCGAGGACCCCTTCCACGTTCCCACCGAAGTGACCGCGCGTTTCACCGAGATCGCCACCCGGGGATCGGAGAGCAACGATCGTTGGCGCGACACGGTGGGCCAGTGGACCGAGGTCGATTCCGAACGCGCCTCGTTGCTCGCCGCCGCCACGCGCGGGGAACTGCCGGCGAGCTTCGACTCGACGCTTCCGCGATACTCGATGGGGGAGAGCGTGCCCACGCGGAAGGCCAACGGCGATGCCCTCAACGCACTCGCCCAGCGCGTTCCCTGGCTGCTGGGCGGCGACGCCGATCTTTCCGGATCGACCAAGACCACACTCACCGACGAGACCGACTTCGGCGAGGGCGCGGGACGCAACGTACACTTCGGCGTGCGCGAGCACGCGATGGGTGCCATCGCCAACGGCATGCTCTACCACGGCGGAGTCCGGCCGTTCACGGCGACCTTCTTCGTGTTCTCGGACTACATGCGACCGCCACTGCGTCTGGCCGCGCTCAGCCGGATCCCGCTCATCTCGGTGTTCACGCACGACAGCGTGGGGGTCGGGGAGGACGGACCGACGCATCAGCCGATCGAACACCTGGCCGCGCTGCGGGCGATCCCGGGCCTGCTGGTGATCCGCCCGGCCGACGCCAACGAGACGGCGGCGGCCTGGAAGGTCGCCCTGGAGCAGACGGAACGCCCCACGGCGCTGGTGTTCACCCGTCAGGGCGTGCCCACGGTCAGCGAGCCGCAGGCCGCCCGTGAGGGCGTGGCCCGGGGCGCCTGGATCGTACGGGACGCCGACGATCCCCAGGCGCTGCTGCTGGCCACGGGATCGGAGGTCCACCTCGCGGTCGAGGCGCACGAGCGTCTGCGGGAAGAGGGAATCGGCACACGCGTGGTGTCGATGCCCTCGTGGGAGCTCTTCGACGAGCAGGACCACCCCGTCCGCGAGAGGATCCTGCCCCCGACGCTGCGCCGGCGCGTGGCGATCGAGGCGGGCGTGGCGCAGGGATGGCACCGCTACGTGGGCGACGGGGGGACCGTTCTGTCGATCGAACGCTTCGGCGCTTCGGCACCGGGCGACGAGGTGATGGAACGCCTCGGAATGACGACGGACCGCGTCGTCGACGCGGTCCGCGGTCTGCTGGACGGCTGAGGTCCGGCGCGAAGGCCTCAGGCGCCGGTCGGCTGGACCCCCCGGTCGGCGATCCGCGCCGACTTCGCGAGCATGGCACCGATCTGGTCGATCGGAGCGATCCGGTCGACCAGGCCGAGCCCGATGGTCGTACGGGGCATGGACGCGGCGATCGCGGTCACCGGGTCCTGGGCGAGCACCTGGCCTCCGACGGCGTGCACCTGCTGGGCCCCCATCGACCCGTCGCGACCCATGCCGGTGAGCACGACCGCCACCGAGCGCGGTCCGTAGACGGTCGCCAGCGTGCGGAAGAGCGGATCGGCCGCCGGGCGTACGAAGTTCTCGGGCGGCTCGTTGGTCAGCACGATCGACGGCCCCGAGGCCTCGACCTTCATGTGCCGGTCGCCCGGACACACGTACAGCGTCCGGGGCACGACCCGATCGCCGTCGGCGGCCAGCCGGACGGTGACCCGTGTGAGCTCCGCCGCCCGCTCGGTGAAGGTCTCGAGCATCCAGTCGGGTCCGTGCAGCACGAGCAGGTACGCGGCGTTGAGCGTCGGGTCGAGCGACGGCAACAGCGTGCGCAGGGCCTCCGGTCCGCCCGTGCTCGCGGCGATCCCCACGCCGACATGCGAGGGCGGGGCCGCGGGGGCCTGCACCGCGTGCAGGGTCCCGGGCGACGGCGCGGGCTGGTGCGCCCTCTCGATGCAGTCGCGCAGGCGCTGCAGGATGCTCTTCGGCTGGTAGGGCTTGGCCAGGTAGTCGTCGGCGCCGGCCTCGAGCGCGTGCTGCCGGGCATCGGCACTGCTGAGCGCGGTGATCACCAGGATCGGCGGGGGCTCGTGGAACTCGGCCCGGACCCGACGGACCAGCGAGATGCCGTCCATGTTCGGCATCATCCAGTCGGTCAGGACGGCGTCGAAGCTCTGGGCCCGTAGAGTGGCCAGGGCCTGCACCCCGTCCGCGGTGGCCACGACGTCGTAGCCGTCGGACTCCAGGGTCTTCCTCAACAGCAGAGCACTGGTGGGATCGTCTTCGGCAATCAGGATCTTCACGTCGTCGTTCCTCGAGAGCGAGTCGTGCAGCCGGGGCCGACTCGTCGGCGCCATTCCGGCTTCGCGCACGGTGGCGTCGGTCGGTGGCGTCGGTTCCTCGAGGTCTTCGGCACCACGGACAGGGGACTTGATGCCCGATCGTCGCGCCCACAGCCCCTTGGGCGCGCCCGGGTATCCCCGCCACCGCGACACGGCCACAATCCCGTGTTCACGCCATTTCCGGAGGGATCAGACCGAGGCCGAGGCCCGGCGCTCGCGCTGCACCAGGGCGAGCTTCTCGTCGTCGGAGAGACCGACACGCTCGTCGAGCACACGGGCGGGGTCGGCCGCGATGCGATCGAGGATCTCGCGGTACACACCGACCATGAGCCGCACGGTGGACCGGGCATCGGGGTCCACACCGTCGGCCAGTTCGCGCGCGGCGTCGTAGTGGTCGCGGGCGACGAGGACGCCGCGTCCGATCACGCGGAAGAGCGCAGCCCGGGTGGCCGGACTCAACACATCGCCGTCGATTCCTTCCTGGCTGCACCAGTCCGCGGGCAGGTAGACCCGGCCGCGCTCGGCGTCCTCGCGCACGTCGCGCAGGACGTTGGTCCACTGCAGGGCGTGGGCCAGATGCCGGGCGAGGGGCCTCAGGCGCGCCCGCGTGCCACCGAAGATCGACAGGCTGATCTCGCCGATGGGCGTGGCGACCAGATCGCAGTAGCGGCGGAGGGCGGCCAGGTGCTGGGGCGCACGGAAGCGCAGGTCCTGCTCGCAGCCGCGGATCAGGTCGTCGAAGCAGCGCCGTGCGATGGGATAGCGGCGGACCGTGTCGGTGAGCGCGACGCCGACGGGGTGCCGGGCCCGCCCACGGTAGACGGCCGCGAGTTCGGCGCGCCACTCGGCGAGCAGACGCCGGGGATCGGCGCGCAGCAGGGGTTCGTCGGCCAGGTCGTCGGCCAGGCGACAGAAGGCATAGCTGGCCTGCACGGCGGTGCGCTTGGCCTCGGGCAGTTCCTCGAACCCGACCGAGAAGTTCGCGCCCCGGCTCCGGGTGATCCGGGCACACTCGGCGTAGGCTGCCGTCAGATCGGTCATGGTGCCCCCTGCCCGGCCGCGCCACGGGGAACGAAGTCCCGGCGGTCGTCGCGTCGCAGCCGC from Candidatus Krumholzibacteriia bacterium includes these protein-coding regions:
- the tkt gene encoding transketolase, with the protein product MTRPFDDTDLLCVNAIRALAIDAVENANSGHPGMPLGAAPMAYVLWSRHLRHDPTDPQWFDRDRFVLSGGHGSMLLYALLHLSGYDLSLDEIRAFRQWDSRTPGHPEFGHTVGVEATTGPLGQGAANAVGMAMAERWWAAKANTSDHTVIDHRTWALVTDGDLMEGVSAEAGSLAGHLGLGGLTYLYDANDVTLDGPADMHFDEDVAARYAAYGWHVQTVEDGDHDLEAIDRALTAAREETERPSMIVVKTTIGFGSPAKAGKSSAHGSPLGSDEAAATKKALGWEFEDPFHVPTEVTARFTEIATRGSESNDRWRDTVGQWTEVDSERASLLAAATRGELPASFDSTLPRYSMGESVPTRKANGDALNALAQRVPWLLGGDADLSGSTKTTLTDETDFGEGAGRNVHFGVREHAMGAIANGMLYHGGVRPFTATFFVFSDYMRPPLRLAALSRIPLISVFTHDSVGVGEDGPTHQPIEHLAALRAIPGLLVIRPADANETAAAWKVALEQTERPTALVFTRQGVPTVSEPQAAREGVARGAWIVRDADDPQALLLATGSEVHLAVEAHERLREEGIGTRVVSMPSWELFDEQDHPVRERILPPTLRRRVAIEAGVAQGWHRYVGDGGTVLSIERFGASAPGDEVMERLGMTTDRVVDAVRGLLDG
- a CDS encoding chemotaxis protein CheB, translating into MKILIAEDDPTSALLLRKTLESDGYDVVATADGVQALATLRAQSFDAVLTDWMMPNMDGISLVRRVRAEFHEPPPILVITALSSADARQHALEAGADDYLAKPYQPKSILQRLRDCIERAHQPAPSPGTLHAVQAPAAPPSHVGVGIAASTGGPEALRTLLPSLDPTLNAAYLLVLHGPDWMLETFTERAAELTRVTVRLAADGDRVVPRTLYVCPGDRHMKVEASGPSIVLTNEPPENFVRPAADPLFRTLATVYGPRSVAVVLTGMGRDGSMGAQQVHAVGGQVLAQDPVTAIAASMPRTTIGLGLVDRIAPIDQIGAMLAKSARIADRGVQPTGA
- a CDS encoding phytoene/squalene synthase family protein, which translates into the protein MTDLTAAYAECARITRSRGANFSVGFEELPEAKRTAVQASYAFCRLADDLADEPLLRADPRRLLAEWRAELAAVYRGRARHPVGVALTDTVRRYPIARRCFDDLIRGCEQDLRFRAPQHLAALRRYCDLVATPIGEISLSIFGGTRARLRPLARHLAHALQWTNVLRDVREDAERGRVYLPADWCSQEGIDGDVLSPATRAALFRVIGRGVLVARDHYDAARELADGVDPDARSTVRLMVGVYREILDRIAADPARVLDERVGLSDDEKLALVQRERRASASV